Proteins co-encoded in one Methylomonas albis genomic window:
- a CDS encoding NAD-dependent formate dehydrogenase, whose product MAKIVLVLYDDPVDGYPTSYARDDCPQPEIYPDGQTLPTPKAIDFVPGALLGSVSGELGLRKYLEANGHELIVTSSKDGEDSVLDRELHDAEIVISQPFWPAYMTAERIAKAKKLKMIVTAGIGSDHTDLQAAMEHNVTVAEVTYCNSNAVAEHVLMSILALVRNFIPSHNWVLKGGWNIADCVSRSYDLEAMSVGTVAAGRIGLRVLRLLKPFGVKLHYLDRHRLPEEVEKELDLTYHSSLESLAKVCDVVTLNCPLHPETEHMINEQSLKWFKRGAYLVNTARGKLADRDAVVAALESGKLAGYAGDVWFPQPAPQDHPWRSMPNHGMTPHISGTSLSAQTRYAAGTREILECYFEGRPIRDEYLIVQGGQLAGVGAHSYSKGNATGGSEEAAKFKQS is encoded by the coding sequence ATGGCAAAAATTGTTTTAGTTCTTTACGATGATCCGGTCGACGGCTATCCCACTTCTTACGCGCGTGACGATTGCCCGCAGCCGGAAATCTATCCTGACGGTCAAACCCTGCCGACTCCTAAAGCCATTGATTTTGTTCCCGGCGCGTTGCTGGGAAGCGTATCCGGTGAATTGGGTCTGCGCAAATATCTGGAAGCAAACGGTCACGAATTGATCGTGACTTCCAGCAAAGACGGCGAAGACAGCGTGTTGGACCGCGAGCTACATGATGCTGAAATCGTCATCTCGCAACCGTTCTGGCCGGCTTACATGACTGCCGAACGCATTGCCAAAGCCAAAAAACTGAAAATGATCGTCACTGCCGGTATCGGTTCAGACCATACCGACTTGCAAGCGGCGATGGAGCACAATGTTACCGTGGCGGAAGTCACTTACTGCAACAGCAACGCGGTGGCCGAGCACGTGCTGATGTCGATACTGGCGTTGGTGCGCAACTTCATCCCGTCGCATAACTGGGTGTTGAAAGGCGGCTGGAACATCGCCGATTGCGTATCGCGCTCCTATGACTTGGAAGCGATGAGTGTCGGCACCGTGGCGGCTGGCCGTATCGGCTTGCGCGTGCTGCGCTTGCTGAAACCTTTCGGCGTCAAACTGCACTACCTGGATAGGCATCGTTTGCCTGAAGAGGTGGAAAAGGAATTGGATCTGACCTATCACAGCAGCCTGGAAAGCCTGGCCAAGGTCTGCGATGTCGTGACCTTGAACTGCCCGCTGCATCCTGAAACCGAGCACATGATCAACGAGCAATCGTTGAAATGGTTCAAGCGCGGCGCCTATCTGGTCAACACCGCTCGCGGCAAATTAGCTGATCGTGACGCGGTGGTTGCCGCATTGGAAAGCGGTAAACTGGCCGGTTATGCCGGCGACGTCTGGTTCCCGCAACCAGCGCCGCAAGACCATCCTTGGCGCAGCATGCCGAACCACGGCATGACCCCTCACATCTCTGGAACAAGCCTGTCTGCTCAAACCCGTTATGCCGCCGGTACCCGTGAAATCCTGGAATGCTACTTTGAAGGCCGGCCGATTCGCGACGAATATTTGATCGTGCAAGGCGGCCAGTTGGCCGGTGTAGGCGCGCATTCCTATAGTAAAGGCAATGCCACCGGCGGTTCGGAAGAGGCGGCTAAATTCAAGCAGTCTTGA
- a CDS encoding MlaA family lipoprotein, whose protein sequence is MFTQLHPGKSRALSVEVFLLTSALLMPGCASTEKHDELSVYDDPYEGFNRSMYGFNMSLDKYFFKPVSDGYKFITPDFMETGVNNFFSNLKGVNVVLNDVLQGKFQQSASDTGRFLTNTTIGLGGLIDVASEVGLKNNVEDFGQTLAVWGVGQGAYLVLPVMGPTTIRDGGGGILDKAANPGTYVPGTGIIEGINDRANAEGALNFINEAALDPYVFTRESFLQYRRNLINDGKNDVTSYDLDVDSAVEGSAEPNSKKPEVAKPAPDSSSKIEEGATPSTQPAGVDSATAFDNMLKSFEQASNKLDQLSKRKRKKIMK, encoded by the coding sequence ATGTTTACCCAATTGCATCCAGGCAAAAGCCGCGCACTTTCGGTCGAAGTGTTTTTATTGACAAGCGCATTGCTGATGCCAGGATGCGCTAGCACCGAGAAACACGATGAGCTCTCAGTATATGATGATCCGTATGAAGGGTTTAACCGGTCTATGTACGGGTTTAATATGTCCCTGGATAAATATTTTTTTAAGCCGGTTTCCGATGGTTATAAATTTATTACGCCTGATTTCATGGAAACCGGCGTCAATAACTTTTTCAGTAATTTGAAAGGCGTTAATGTGGTGCTGAACGACGTCCTGCAGGGCAAATTCCAACAAAGCGCCTCGGATACCGGGCGCTTCTTAACCAACACCACGATTGGTTTAGGTGGTTTGATCGACGTTGCGAGCGAAGTCGGGTTAAAAAACAACGTTGAAGATTTTGGGCAAACCTTGGCGGTGTGGGGCGTGGGTCAGGGCGCGTATTTGGTATTGCCGGTTATGGGGCCAACCACGATTCGCGATGGCGGCGGCGGCATCCTGGACAAAGCCGCCAACCCAGGTACTTATGTGCCGGGCACGGGAATTATCGAGGGGATCAATGATCGCGCAAACGCCGAGGGTGCATTAAACTTTATCAACGAGGCGGCTTTAGATCCCTATGTGTTTACCCGCGAATCCTTCCTGCAATATAGGCGCAATTTGATCAACGATGGGAAAAATGATGTCACCAGCTACGACTTGGATGTTGATAGCGCCGTTGAGGGTTCGGCTGAACCGAATTCAAAAAAGCCCGAAGTGGCCAAGCCTGCGCCAGACAGCAGCAGCAAGATAGAAGAGGGTGCTACACCGTCTACTCAGCCTGCCGGAGTCGACAGCGCCACTGCTTTCGACAATATGTTGAAGTCGTTTGAGCAAGCCTCGAATAAACTGGATCAATTAAGCAAACGAAAACGTAAAAAAATAATGAAGTAA
- a CDS encoding PQQ-dependent dehydrogenase, methanol/ethanol family, which yields MLHYNKEPHGGLKARSTPIHKGVVFAMLLGGSALSIGAAAATGAGADWPTAGGTPEGTRYSELADINPDNVGQLKEEFSFKTGAHGSHMGEPLVVGSTLYVVTPFPNKLIAYDLNKGVTKWTYAPKVSEYAKGANCCGGINRGAVYAEGKIVFNLLDNTTVAVDTLTGKEVWRNHMADPHTGVTMTVAPIIAKGKVITASSSGEMGVRGWIQALDLNTGKSLWRAYNTGPDKDVLIGQNFRDNSIYYKDQVDQGATSWPNQRAYLLGGSAAWGYLSYDPELDLLFYGTSQPGVWNADMRCDAATYKTNPRKCDNKWGSSIFARKPDTGEAVWAYQLVPHDSWDYDAASENIAVNQTLTINGVTHEKLLVHFNKNGFAYTFDRATGEVLLAPQFVKEVNWAKGVDLTTGLPIVNDNMRVHQGALTEKVCPSVLGGKGWEPASFSPKTGLFYAPTFNLCGNLEALKAEFISGAPYMGTDYSIGAASDTSYSSDLIAWDAVKGEKKWEVKETSWIYAGTLTTAGGVVFYSTKEPALKAVDADKGGKPLFTAKLECNTVGNPISFAGPDGKQRVAVFSDDKCAANTSSDGEHQTGNGGWVHVYKLP from the coding sequence ATGCTTCATTATAATAAAGAGCCGCACGGAGGCTTAAAAGCGCGATCGACCCCCATCCATAAGGGCGTGGTATTTGCGATGTTGCTCGGCGGTAGCGCCTTGTCCATCGGCGCCGCTGCGGCGACCGGTGCAGGGGCCGACTGGCCAACCGCTGGCGGTACGCCGGAAGGTACCCGTTACAGCGAACTCGCCGACATTAATCCTGACAATGTCGGCCAACTAAAAGAAGAGTTTTCGTTTAAAACCGGTGCCCACGGCAGCCACATGGGCGAACCGCTAGTTGTCGGCAGCACCCTTTATGTTGTCACGCCCTTCCCCAACAAACTGATCGCCTATGATCTTAATAAGGGCGTAACCAAATGGACTTATGCCCCTAAAGTGAGTGAATACGCCAAGGGTGCTAATTGCTGCGGCGGCATCAACCGAGGGGCCGTTTACGCGGAAGGCAAAATCGTCTTCAACCTGCTCGACAATACCACCGTGGCGGTCGACACATTGACCGGCAAGGAAGTCTGGCGTAATCACATGGCGGACCCGCATACCGGTGTCACGATGACGGTAGCCCCGATCATTGCCAAAGGTAAAGTCATCACCGCGTCTTCCAGCGGCGAGATGGGGGTGCGCGGCTGGATTCAGGCCTTGGATCTGAATACCGGCAAATCGCTGTGGCGCGCCTATAACACCGGCCCTGACAAAGATGTATTGATCGGCCAAAACTTTCGCGACAATTCCATTTATTACAAAGATCAAGTAGACCAAGGTGCCACCAGTTGGCCCAACCAAAGGGCTTACCTGCTGGGCGGCAGCGCTGCCTGGGGATACCTGAGTTACGACCCGGAACTCGATTTGCTGTTTTACGGCACCAGCCAACCTGGAGTCTGGAATGCGGATATGCGTTGCGATGCTGCAACATATAAAACAAATCCGCGCAAGTGTGACAACAAATGGGGTTCTTCTATTTTCGCCAGAAAACCCGACACGGGAGAAGCCGTGTGGGCCTATCAGCTTGTTCCGCACGACAGCTGGGACTACGATGCCGCCAGCGAGAATATCGCCGTCAATCAAACGCTGACTATCAACGGTGTTACCCACGAGAAATTGCTGGTTCATTTCAATAAAAACGGTTTTGCCTACACCTTCGACCGAGCAACCGGCGAGGTTTTGCTGGCACCGCAATTCGTCAAAGAAGTGAATTGGGCGAAGGGTGTGGATTTGACGACTGGCCTACCCATTGTCAACGACAACATGCGCGTCCATCAGGGGGCTTTAACCGAAAAAGTCTGTCCGTCTGTACTTGGAGGAAAAGGCTGGGAACCGGCGTCATTCTCGCCGAAGACCGGTCTATTCTATGCGCCGACCTTCAATCTATGCGGCAATCTGGAAGCATTAAAGGCTGAATTTATCTCCGGCGCACCTTACATGGGTACGGATTACAGCATAGGCGCAGCCTCGGATACCAGTTATTCAAGCGACCTTATCGCCTGGGATGCCGTGAAAGGCGAGAAGAAATGGGAGGTTAAAGAAACCAGCTGGATCTATGCCGGTACATTGACGACGGCTGGCGGGGTAGTGTTTTACTCGACCAAAGAGCCGGCACTGAAAGCAGTTGATGCCGACAAGGGTGGAAAACCTTTGTTTACCGCCAAATTGGAATGCAACACTGTCGGTAACCCCATCAGTTTTGCCGGCCCTGACGGCAAACAGCGCGTCGCGGTATTTAGTGATGATAAGTGTGCGGCTAACACCAGCTCCGATGGTGAACACCAAACCGGTAACGGCGGCTGGGTTCACGTATACAAGCTGCCTTAA
- a CDS encoding substrate-binding domain-containing protein, protein MLQSSFKSPDALRIAFLAAILSFATAVAADSELRVCADPDNLPFSNQKQEGFENKIAKLLADDLGMKLNFYWQKQRQGYIRETLGAKYCDVMMGVPHGYERVLSTRPYYRSGYAFVTARGRHLAFKSFDDPRLHKLKIGLHAIGIDGSNSPPANALARRGIVENIVGYSMWGEESIDNPQGEIVSAVAKQEIDVAIVWGPIGGYFAKPFGKALVVTPAPADADMPSMPFDFDISLGVRKGEEAFAAQLEQSLTRKQREIQDILTAYNVPLIKPFLGATVSLLDRDPATSQTSLKR, encoded by the coding sequence ATGCTCCAGTCATCGTTTAAATCGCCAGACGCACTGCGAATTGCTTTCTTAGCCGCCATATTGTCGTTTGCTACGGCGGTGGCCGCGGATAGTGAGTTGCGCGTGTGTGCGGATCCGGACAATTTGCCGTTCTCCAATCAGAAACAAGAAGGCTTTGAAAACAAGATCGCCAAGCTATTGGCTGACGACTTGGGGATGAAGCTGAACTTTTACTGGCAGAAACAACGGCAGGGTTATATCCGTGAAACCCTGGGGGCAAAATACTGCGATGTGATGATGGGTGTACCACACGGTTATGAACGGGTGCTTTCCACCCGGCCCTATTACCGTTCCGGCTACGCTTTTGTCACGGCGCGCGGTCGCCATCTGGCGTTTAAATCTTTTGACGATCCGCGTTTGCACAAGCTGAAAATTGGCCTGCACGCAATCGGCATCGACGGTTCCAACTCCCCGCCGGCCAACGCGTTGGCTCGGCGCGGCATAGTCGAAAATATTGTCGGCTATTCCATGTGGGGTGAAGAATCGATCGATAACCCGCAAGGTGAAATTGTGAGTGCCGTCGCCAAGCAGGAAATCGATGTCGCCATCGTCTGGGGGCCGATCGGCGGCTATTTCGCCAAGCCATTCGGTAAAGCCCTGGTGGTAACGCCAGCGCCGGCCGATGCCGACATGCCGTCGATGCCTTTTGACTTTGATATTTCCCTGGGCGTTAGAAAAGGCGAAGAGGCTTTCGCAGCGCAACTGGAGCAAAGTCTGACGCGTAAACAGCGCGAGATTCAAGACATTTTGACTGCTTATAACGTACCGCTTATCAAACCATTTTTGGGCGCCACTGTATCCCTTTTGGATAGGGATCCGGCGACCTCTCAAACTTCACTCAAGAGGTAA
- a CDS encoding flagellin — protein MLSSINKTNSDTSQSLIQSSIQRLSSAKRINSAADNPAGLAIADAISSRLGGQNQAIGNIGNGLSLTDTAGGALNQVSDNLQRIRELTVQAGNGTLSTQDRQSIQDEINGLGQSIDGIAGNTRFNDQKLLDGSFSGQVQIGPNAGDTLNLSLANVSSTALGVSGLDVSTATNATNALDTIDSAIKNVGNVQSNLASTSAGLNSNLANLQSSYQNLAETRSRIQDTDYAQTATELNKGKVQNQVANYALKLYQDNQKTATLGLLK, from the coding sequence ATGCTGTCGTCAATTAATAAGACTAATTCGGATACGTCCCAAAGCCTTATCCAATCAAGTATTCAGCGCCTAAGTTCCGCAAAGCGGATCAACTCGGCTGCCGACAACCCGGCTGGGTTGGCCATTGCTGATGCAATAAGTAGTCGCTTGGGCGGCCAAAACCAAGCAATCGGCAATATTGGCAATGGTTTATCGCTGACAGACACAGCCGGCGGGGCATTAAACCAAGTAAGCGATAATCTGCAACGCATCCGCGAATTGACCGTGCAAGCAGGTAACGGTACGTTGTCGACCCAGGATCGGCAAAGCATTCAGGACGAGATCAACGGATTGGGCCAAAGCATCGACGGGATTGCCGGCAACACCCGGTTTAACGATCAAAAATTGTTGGACGGTAGCTTTTCCGGCCAAGTGCAAATCGGCCCCAATGCCGGCGATACGCTTAACCTCAGCTTGGCTAATGTGTCCAGCACTGCCTTAGGTGTTTCGGGATTGGATGTATCGACTGCCACCAATGCGACCAATGCGCTGGATACGATAGATAGCGCGATTAAAAATGTCGGGAATGTGCAGAGTAATTTGGCAAGCACCTCTGCGGGCTTGAATTCCAATCTGGCAAATCTGCAAAGCAGCTATCAGAACCTAGCCGAAACCCGCAGCCGTATTCAAGATACCGACTACGCGCAAACCGCTACTGAGTTGAACAAAGGCAAGGTGCAAAACCAAGTGGCTAACTATGCGCTCAAGCTATACCAAGACAATCAAAAAACCGCGACACTAGGCTTGTTAAAGTAA
- a CDS encoding c-type cytochrome: protein MRVLLNIVSIAFGLILFAGGMSAAHADRPRTSSSNSTDSKGSSTGGSTASTTITTPPTCITPTQDAAGEGRRAYMRMNCYSCHGGGGHGGAMGPSLVGEADETGEAVLNGKGEGMPSFKNNLCPNDIANLKAYLQLLDTGTEPSFVRWWEPNPSR from the coding sequence ATGCGAGTTCTACTGAATATAGTCTCAATCGCCTTCGGGCTAATCCTGTTCGCGGGCGGCATGAGCGCCGCCCATGCGGACAGACCGCGGACATCGTCGTCCAATTCGACCGATTCAAAGGGTTCAAGCACAGGCGGATCGACAGCGTCGACCACGATAACGACACCCCCTACCTGCATTACGCCTACTCAGGACGCGGCCGGCGAAGGACGCAGGGCTTACATGCGGATGAATTGCTACAGCTGCCATGGTGGCGGCGGTCATGGCGGAGCCATGGGGCCTAGTTTGGTTGGCGAGGCGGACGAAACCGGCGAGGCAGTTCTGAATGGCAAAGGCGAGGGAATGCCGTCCTTTAAAAACAATCTGTGTCCCAACGACATTGCCAATCTTAAAGCCTATTTGCAATTGCTGGATACAGGTACAGAGCCGAGCTTTGTCAGGTGGTGGGAACCCAATCCATCCAGATAG
- the fdhF gene encoding formate dehydrogenase subunit alpha: MAHQCGNCGCDKDFGTPEKFSDTLIELEIDRIKVTVPQGTSVMRAAAMAGIEIPKLCAMESLEPFGSCRLCLVEIDGRRGHPASCTTPAEAGMKVHTETSQLAKIRRGVMELYISDHPLDCLICPANGNCELQTMAGRVGLREVRYGYEGHNHLSLQKDESNPYFTYDPSKCIVCNRCVRACEQVQGTFALTIDGRGFESRVSAGQNEAFLDSDCVSCGACVLSCPTATLMEKTLIERGQSDDHIVTTCAYCGVGCSLVAEVKGTQVVNMFPNKNGDANHGHACVKGRFAWGYATHPDRLTKPMIREKITDPWQEATWEQAIEFAATKFKAIQAKYGQNSIGGLVSSRCTNEEDYLVQKLVRAAFGNNNVDTCARVCHSPTGYGLSATFGTSAGTQTFDSVQDADVIMLIGVNPTDGHPVVGSQIKRRLREGAGLIVVDPREINMVNSAHIHADYHLKLRPGTNVAMANALAHVIVSEGLYDENFINERCDPKEFQTWKNFILEPRNSPEEMQEITGVPADQVRGAARLFAAAPNGTIYYGLGVTEHSQGSTMVIAIANLAMATGNIGRTGVGVNPLRGQNNVQGSCDLGAFPHELPGYRHVSNADARAVFDAAWGVTLQNEPGLRIPNMFEAAFEGTFKGLYCQGEDIAQSDPNTQHVEAALRQVECIVVQDLFLNETAKFAHVLLPGASFLEKDGTFTNAERRISRVRKVAPPLGGYGDWEATMMLANAMGYPMHYDHPSQIMDEIAELTPTFKGVSYAKLDEMGSIQWPCNDDAPEGTPTMHIDGFVRGKGHFMNTEYVATDEKVTRRFPLILTTGRILSQYNVGAQTRRTKNSIWHPEDILELHPHDAEERGIVDGDWVGIQSRAGETVLHAKVSTRMQPGVVYTTFHHPFSGANVITTDNSDWATNCPEYKVTAVQVVKVAQPSEWQQRFQQFRGDQETFLKKPKKATVDS, from the coding sequence ATGGCGCATCAATGCGGAAATTGTGGCTGTGACAAAGATTTTGGAACACCCGAAAAATTCTCGGACACCTTGATCGAACTGGAAATCGACCGGATCAAGGTCACCGTGCCTCAAGGGACATCCGTGATGCGTGCCGCCGCCATGGCGGGGATTGAAATACCCAAATTGTGTGCGATGGAAAGCTTGGAACCATTCGGCTCCTGCCGTCTTTGTCTGGTAGAAATAGATGGTCGGCGCGGTCATCCGGCCTCTTGTACCACACCCGCCGAAGCCGGTATGAAAGTTCACACTGAAACGTCGCAACTCGCCAAAATTCGCCGGGGTGTAATGGAACTGTATATTTCCGATCACCCGCTCGACTGCCTGATTTGTCCAGCCAATGGCAATTGTGAACTGCAAACCATGGCGGGTCGGGTGGGGCTGCGCGAAGTGCGTTACGGCTACGAAGGTCATAACCATCTATCGTTACAAAAGGACGAGTCCAATCCGTATTTCACCTACGACCCTTCCAAATGTATTGTTTGCAACCGCTGCGTGCGTGCCTGCGAACAAGTTCAGGGCACGTTCGCGCTAACCATCGACGGTCGCGGCTTTGAGTCGAGGGTTTCCGCAGGCCAAAATGAAGCGTTCCTTGATTCCGATTGCGTGTCTTGCGGCGCCTGCGTGCTGTCTTGCCCAACCGCCACTCTGATGGAAAAAACCTTAATCGAGCGCGGCCAGTCTGACGATCACATCGTGACGACTTGCGCCTATTGCGGGGTTGGCTGTTCACTGGTGGCCGAAGTCAAAGGCACGCAAGTGGTCAACATGTTTCCGAATAAGAACGGCGACGCTAACCACGGCCATGCCTGTGTTAAAGGCCGATTTGCCTGGGGCTATGCGACACATCCCGATCGCCTGACCAAACCGATGATCCGCGAAAAAATCACCGATCCCTGGCAGGAAGCGACTTGGGAGCAAGCTATCGAGTTTGCCGCCACTAAATTCAAAGCTATTCAAGCCAAATACGGCCAAAACTCAATTGGTGGACTGGTGTCTTCGCGTTGTACCAATGAAGAAGACTACTTGGTACAAAAACTGGTGCGCGCCGCATTTGGCAATAACAACGTCGATACCTGTGCGCGGGTTTGCCATTCGCCGACGGGTTACGGATTGAGCGCGACATTTGGTACCTCGGCCGGTACGCAAACCTTCGATTCGGTGCAGGATGCCGATGTGATTATGCTGATTGGCGTCAATCCAACCGACGGTCATCCGGTGGTGGGCTCGCAAATAAAGCGCCGTTTACGTGAAGGGGCCGGACTGATTGTGGTCGATCCGCGTGAAATCAATATGGTCAATTCAGCGCACATCCATGCCGATTACCATCTGAAATTGCGCCCTGGCACCAATGTCGCCATGGCAAATGCTTTGGCGCATGTCATCGTCAGCGAAGGCTTGTACGACGAAAACTTTATCAACGAGCGTTGCGACCCCAAAGAATTTCAAACTTGGAAAAACTTCATTCTCGAGCCGCGCAATTCGCCGGAAGAGATGCAGGAAATTACCGGTGTGCCGGCTGATCAAGTGCGCGGCGCCGCGCGACTATTTGCCGCCGCCCCGAATGGCACGATTTATTACGGTTTGGGCGTGACTGAACACAGCCAGGGTTCCACGATGGTGATCGCCATTGCCAACCTGGCGATGGCCACCGGCAACATTGGTCGCACCGGCGTCGGCGTTAATCCGTTACGCGGTCAAAACAATGTGCAAGGCTCATGCGATTTGGGTGCGTTCCCGCATGAGTTGCCCGGTTATCGCCATGTATCCAACGCTGACGCGCGCGCTGTGTTTGACGCGGCTTGGGGCGTGACCCTGCAAAACGAACCGGGATTGCGGATACCGAACATGTTCGAAGCGGCCTTCGAAGGCACTTTTAAAGGATTGTATTGCCAAGGCGAAGACATCGCCCAATCCGACCCCAACACCCAACATGTGGAAGCCGCACTACGCCAGGTGGAGTGCATCGTAGTGCAAGACTTGTTTTTGAACGAGACGGCCAAATTCGCACACGTGCTGTTGCCAGGCGCTTCCTTTTTGGAAAAAGACGGCACCTTTACCAATGCCGAACGTCGTATCTCTCGTGTGCGTAAAGTGGCTCCGCCATTAGGTGGCTATGGCGACTGGGAAGCGACGATGATGCTGGCCAATGCCATGGGCTACCCCATGCATTACGACCATCCCTCGCAAATCATGGACGAAATCGCCGAATTGACGCCCACTTTTAAAGGGGTCAGTTACGCCAAATTAGACGAGATGGGCAGTATTCAATGGCCTTGTAATGACGACGCCCCAGAAGGTACGCCAACCATGCACATCGATGGCTTCGTGCGCGGCAAAGGCCATTTCATGAACACCGAGTATGTGGCGACCGACGAAAAAGTCACGCGCCGCTTCCCGCTGATTTTGACGACCGGTCGCATTCTGTCGCAGTACAACGTCGGCGCGCAAACCCGGCGTACCAAAAATAGCATCTGGCATCCGGAAGACATCTTGGAACTCCATCCGCACGATGCCGAAGAGCGCGGCATTGTTGATGGCGACTGGGTCGGCATTCAGAGCCGGGCCGGTGAAACGGTGCTACATGCCAAAGTATCGACCAGGATGCAGCCCGGCGTGGTCTACACCACGTTTCATCATCCATTCTCCGGCGCCAACGTCATCACCACCGACAACTCCGATTGGGCCACCAACTGTCCTGAATACAAAGTCACGGCGGTACAAGTGGTTAAAGTCGCGCAACCCTCGGAATGGCAGCAACGTTTTCAGCAATTTAGAGGCGATCAGGAAACTTTCTTGAAGAAACCTAAAAAAGCGACAGTCGATAGTTAA
- a CDS encoding LysR family transcriptional regulator, producing MFIRQIHYLLALAKTQHFGRAAEISHVSQPSLSTAILHLEEELGITIIKRGQRFQGFTEEGERILQWAQVLANNWESLKQTARQAQHQLTGTLRFGAIPTTLAVTPSITRPIQAECPGISINLVSLCAEELIRQLDQYELDLGLTYLDDPRLKGFNIQPLYRERHVLLALRPDHSLLKRELNWLEIAELPLCLLTPNMQNRRLIDGAFRDACIKPNIVLETDSIFALYSHVRSGLYSVVPHSMLNVAQYQPDIVAIPLYPALTREVGLIIRRQDMLSPIQDVAWRIAQTLELQQHFDKLMSAQIDNVMS from the coding sequence ATGTTTATTCGCCAAATTCATTATCTTCTGGCCCTGGCAAAGACTCAGCACTTCGGGCGGGCAGCTGAAATCAGCCATGTCTCGCAGCCTTCATTGTCGACTGCCATTCTGCATCTGGAAGAAGAACTCGGCATTACCATTATTAAACGCGGACAGCGCTTTCAGGGATTCACCGAAGAAGGCGAAAGGATCTTGCAATGGGCCCAGGTTTTAGCCAACAACTGGGAAAGCCTTAAGCAAACGGCTCGACAAGCTCAACATCAACTCACCGGCACCCTGCGCTTCGGTGCGATACCCACCACTCTCGCGGTCACGCCGTCGATCACACGCCCGATTCAAGCTGAATGTCCGGGTATCTCGATCAATTTGGTATCACTCTGCGCGGAAGAATTGATTCGACAACTAGACCAATACGAATTGGATTTGGGTTTAACCTATCTGGATGATCCCCGCTTGAAAGGCTTTAACATACAGCCCTTATATCGGGAACGTCACGTCTTATTGGCATTACGCCCTGATCATTCACTACTCAAACGCGAATTGAATTGGCTGGAAATCGCCGAATTGCCCTTATGCTTGCTGACACCCAACATGCAAAATCGCCGTTTGATAGACGGCGCATTCCGCGATGCCTGTATCAAACCCAATATCGTGTTGGAAACCGATTCGATTTTTGCACTGTACTCGCATGTTCGCAGCGGCCTATACAGCGTCGTCCCCCATAGCATGTTAAACGTGGCCCAGTACCAGCCGGATATTGTGGCCATTCCGCTTTACCCGGCGTTGACCCGTGAGGTCGGCTTGATCATTCGGCGCCAGGATATGCTCTCGCCGATTCAGGATGTGGCTTGGCGAATTGCACAGACACTGGAATTGCAACAACATTTCGACAAGCTGATGTCGGCGCAAATTGACAATGTCATGAGTTGA
- the pqqA gene encoding pyrroloquinoline quinone precursor peptide PqqA yields MKWEKPCYNDLRFGFEVTMYIYNR; encoded by the coding sequence ATGAAATGGGAAAAACCTTGCTATAACGACTTGCGCTTTGGTTTTGAAGTAACCATGTACATCTACAATCGATAG